The following coding sequences are from one Rutidosis leptorrhynchoides isolate AG116_Rl617_1_P2 chromosome 11, CSIRO_AGI_Rlap_v1, whole genome shotgun sequence window:
- the LOC139874664 gene encoding uncharacterized protein, giving the protein MKILTLNVCGFGVKGKFGWVKNLCFSEKPDFVALQETRCKHLNDQWVGSLWGNDNFGFLQKEVVGKSGGMLLIWDTKLFSASSTLCSDYFLTVRGKWVGSGKESIIVNIYGPHDDASKKVMWKSLDSIMSGIDVAWVLCGDFNEVRVESDRMNCEFNRRRAIRFNDFINRNNLIEIPINGRKFTRISDGGVKFSKLNRFLVSYLSLDLWKDLSVVPLDRRVSDHCPLILRDKIVDYGLKPFKVFNVWFQKEGVDSIIEGAWSKPVSSKRVDCIFCDKLKNIKFALKELSNKEFGNLDGEINVLKKKVDEWGKKAEACPLDNDERKIWLDTRKNWIQK; this is encoded by the coding sequence ATGAAGATTCTTACTTTAAACGTGTGTGGCTTTGGGGTCAAAGGGAAATTCGGGTGggttaaaaacttatgttttagtgAGAAGCCTGATTTTGTGGCTCTTCAAGAAACGAGATGTAAGCATTTGAATGATCAATGGGTTGGATCTTTATGGGGTAACGATAACTTTGGGTTTTTACAAAAGGAAGTTGTTGGTAAGTCGGGCGGTATGTTATTAATTTGGGATACGAAATTGTTTTCAGCTTCAAGTACTTTGTGTAGTGACTATTTTTTGACAGTTAGAGGAAAATGGGTTGGTTCGGGGAAAGAATCCATCATAGTAAATATCTACGGTCCTCATGATGATGCAAGTAAGAAAGTTATGTGGAAATCATTAGATAGTATTATGTCGGGCATTGATGTGGCGTGGGTATTGTGTGGCGATTTTAATGAGGTTAGGGTTGAGTCGGATCGTATGAATTGCGAATTCAATAGAAGGCGGGCCATTAGATTCAATGACTTCATAAATAGAAATAATTTAATTGAAATCCCAATTAATGGTCGTAAGTTCACTAGGATAAGCGATGGCGGGGTCAAATTTAGTAAGTTAAATAGGTTCCTTGTTTCCTATTTATCCTTAGATCTTTGGAAAGACCTTTCGGTTGTCCCATTAGACCGAAGAGTCTCGGATCATTGCCCTTTAATCTTGAGAGACAAAATAGTTGATTACGGTCTAAAACCATTTAAAGTTTTTAATGTGTGGTTTCAAAAAGAAGGTGTGGATTCTATCATTGAAGGTGCATGGAGTAAGCCGGTTTCTAGTAAGCGTGTCGATTGCATATTTTGTGATAAATTGAAAAATATAAAGTTTGCACTTAAGGAATTGAGTAACAAAGAGTTTGGTAATTTAGATGGTGAGATCAATGTCCTCAAAAAAAAAGTGGACGAGTGGGGAAAAAAGGCCGAAGCTTGCCCCCTTGATAATGATGAAAGGAAAATTTGGTTAGATACTAGAAAAAATTGGATACAGAAATAG